From one Desulfobacterales bacterium genomic stretch:
- a CDS encoding TM0106 family RecB-like putative nuclease, with amino-acid sequence MKITASMLYNYIQCPHRVTMDLFGDPALKNPVSPFVQLLWEKGNLFEAEVIESLQAPFENLRALSGRERAAKTVELMAKKAPLIYGARISAADLLGDPDLLRLADGGYVAGDIKSGAGLEGKDENGGRPKKHYAVQLALYTDILEKMGASDGRTPFIWDISGAETVYRLDDQNGRASRRSLWDIYEYTLASVRVVLQQNGDTRPALAAVCKLCPWKGVCVKALKTADDLTLIPELGRSRRNVLSTRFKSVADLAEKDPAPFIQGAKTVFPRIGPDMLRTFHERARLLCDQSAAPYLKAPIALPNTEMALFFDIETDPFRDICYLHGFVEQQNGNPLTEKYVAFLMQAPTPAEEVRAFQEACGYIRQKQPCAIFYYSPYERTVWRRLQQKYPTVISGKELELLFPEDRTVDLYLDVIKPFTEWPVSDYSIKTLARFCGFSWRDNDPSGAASIEWYHRWVETGDGRVRDRILAYNEDDCMAMRVLLDKIKKLKVVPGTG; translated from the coding sequence ATGAAAATAACCGCCTCCATGCTCTACAATTACATCCAGTGCCCGCACCGGGTCACCATGGACCTGTTCGGCGACCCGGCCCTGAAAAACCCGGTCAGCCCGTTTGTCCAGCTTTTATGGGAAAAAGGCAACTTGTTTGAAGCCGAAGTCATCGAATCCCTTCAGGCACCGTTTGAAAACCTGCGGGCCCTTTCCGGTCGCGAAAGGGCCGCAAAAACAGTGGAATTGATGGCAAAAAAAGCGCCGCTGATCTACGGCGCAAGAATCAGCGCCGCTGACCTGCTGGGCGACCCCGATCTATTGCGGCTTGCCGACGGCGGCTACGTGGCCGGTGATATCAAAAGCGGCGCCGGTCTTGAAGGAAAGGATGAAAACGGCGGCCGCCCCAAGAAGCATTATGCCGTGCAACTGGCGCTCTATACCGATATCCTTGAAAAAATGGGGGCAAGTGACGGCCGAACGCCGTTTATCTGGGACATCAGCGGCGCGGAAACCGTTTACAGACTGGATGACCAGAACGGACGCGCATCCCGTCGCAGCCTGTGGGACATCTATGAATACACCCTGGCGTCGGTCCGGGTCGTCCTGCAGCAAAACGGCGACACCCGCCCGGCCCTAGCCGCTGTATGCAAATTATGCCCCTGGAAAGGCGTGTGTGTTAAAGCGCTCAAGACAGCCGACGACCTCACGCTGATCCCGGAACTGGGCCGCTCGCGCCGGAATGTCCTATCGACCCGATTCAAAAGCGTCGCCGACCTGGCTGAAAAAGATCCGGCCCCCTTTATCCAGGGAGCTAAAACCGTATTCCCCCGCATTGGGCCGGATATGCTCCGAACGTTCCATGAACGGGCCAGGCTGCTGTGCGACCAATCGGCAGCGCCGTATCTAAAGGCGCCGATAGCGTTGCCGAATACGGAAATGGCCCTCTTTTTCGACATTGAAACCGATCCGTTCCGGGACATATGCTACCTGCACGGCTTTGTGGAGCAGCAAAACGGCAACCCCCTAACGGAAAAATATGTCGCTTTCCTGATGCAGGCCCCCACCCCGGCCGAAGAGGTGCGGGCCTTTCAGGAAGCCTGTGGCTATATCAGGCAAAAACAACCCTGCGCGATTTTCTATTATTCGCCCTACGAAAGGACTGTCTGGCGCAGGCTCCAGCAGAAATATCCCACGGTCATATCAGGGAAAGAACTCGAGTTGCTTTTTCCCGAAGACCGCACGGTGGACCTGTATCTGGATGTCATTAAACCCTTTACGGAATGGCCTGTATCTGATTATTCCATCAAAACACTGGCCAGGTTCTGCGGGTTTTCCTGGCGTGACAACGACCCTTCCGGCGCGGCTTCCATCGAATGGTATCACCGCTGGGTCGAGACCGGTGACGGGCGCGTTCGCGACCGGATACTGGCTTACAACGAGGACGACTGCATGGCCATGCGGGTGCTGCTGGATAAGATAAAGAAGCTGAAAGTTGTGCCGGGCACCGGATAG
- a CDS encoding dienelactone hydrolase family protein codes for MYQGMIAETIGIYGHNRDLIDAYLARPLGGGPYPGVVLIHHMPGWDEATKEIVRKFAYHGYACIAPHLHHREGPGSDEEISARVRAAGLVPDERCLADVDAAARYLEAQPYYSGRIGVIGFCSGGRQVYLTACNIPRFNAAVCCYGGRIVAKPEDLTERQPVAPIDMTQNLACPLLGLFGAEDTSPSPQDVARIEQELKRFNKTYEFHTYENAGHAFFSVDRDRYRVHAAVDGWNKVFGWFKKYLE; via the coding sequence ATGTACCAAGGGATGATCGCCGAAACAATCGGCATTTACGGCCACAACCGGGACCTCATCGATGCTTACCTGGCCCGTCCGCTGGGAGGGGGGCCTTATCCGGGGGTTGTGCTCATTCACCACATGCCGGGCTGGGATGAAGCCACCAAGGAAATCGTCAGGAAATTCGCTTATCACGGCTATGCCTGCATTGCCCCCCACCTGCACCACCGCGAAGGCCCGGGTAGTGACGAAGAAATCAGCGCCAGGGTCCGGGCCGCCGGGCTGGTCCCGGACGAACGCTGCCTCGCTGACGTGGATGCCGCCGCCCGCTACCTTGAAGCCCAGCCCTATTACAGCGGCCGCATCGGCGTGATCGGATTTTGCTCCGGCGGCCGGCAGGTCTATCTCACGGCCTGCAACATCCCGCGCTTCAATGCCGCGGTCTGTTGTTATGGGGGACGCATCGTCGCCAAACCCGAAGATCTGACCGAAAGGCAACCGGTTGCCCCCATTGATATGACCCAAAACCTCGCCTGCCCCCTGCTGGGTCTGTTCGGGGCTGAAGACACGTCGCCTTCACCACAGGACGTCGCCCGCATAGAGCAGGAGCTTAAACGCTTTAACAAGACTTACGAGTTTCACACTTACGAAAACGCCGGTCATGCCTTTTTCTCGGTGGACCGCGACCGTTACCGGGTCCACGCGGCCGTGGACGGCTGGAACAAAGTATTTGGCTGGTTTAAAAAGTATCTGGAATGA
- the acs gene encoding acetate--CoA ligase gives MGVYQKDGKFYPDESFSKTAWIKSLDHYQEVYKRSIAEPENFWSEIAAELFWYRQPENILQYNFDIRKGKVFHEWFKGGYTNVCYNCLDRHLDTPTRNRAAIIWQGEPEEDTKILTYQTLHREVCRFSNVLKKKGLKKGDRVTIYLPMVWQLPVAMLACARLGLPHSIVFGGFSAEALMHRIQESESRLLITIDQSIRAGKTFDLKENVDRALENCPSIEHAIVVKRTGGQINWKNPRDSWWHEEMNAPDIGDFCECEQMEAEETLFILYTSGSTGRPKGQVHTTGGYMTYVYVTQKWIFDLQPETLYWCMADIGWVTGHSYIVYGPLLNGTTSFMYEGTPLYPKPDRAWELIERYKINVCYTAPTAIRALSRQGEQWPGGRDLSSLRLLGTVGEPINPEAWMWYHRNVGRENCPIVDTWWQTETGGILISPLPGAWPTKPGSATFPFPGIIPKIVPPGDDNADQEAAPVAPKAVGHLCIERPWPGLSRTIYMDHERYQDTYFAAYPGMYFTGDGCLQDEEGYYFLQGRVDDVINVSGHRISTAEVESALVLHPAVAEAAVAGMPHEIKGQGIYAFVTLNLGVEPTKELKTELLQKVRTEIGAIAVPDKLQFANALPKTRSGKIMRRILRKIAEKKQDDLGDVSTLEDAAVIQQLIADRID, from the coding sequence ATGGGCGTATATCAAAAAGACGGAAAATTCTACCCGGACGAATCCTTTTCGAAAACCGCATGGATCAAAAGCCTGGATCACTACCAGGAAGTTTATAAACGCTCCATTGCCGAACCGGAAAACTTCTGGTCTGAAATCGCGGCAGAGCTTTTCTGGTACCGGCAACCCGAAAACATCCTTCAATACAACTTCGACATCCGCAAGGGCAAGGTCTTTCATGAATGGTTCAAGGGCGGCTATACCAACGTTTGCTACAACTGTCTGGACCGGCACCTGGACACCCCCACCCGCAACCGGGCGGCCATCATCTGGCAGGGGGAGCCGGAGGAGGACACAAAGATTCTGACTTACCAGACGCTGCACCGGGAGGTCTGCCGGTTCAGCAATGTACTGAAGAAAAAGGGACTGAAAAAAGGCGACCGCGTAACGATATACCTGCCGATGGTCTGGCAGCTGCCGGTTGCCATGCTGGCCTGCGCCCGTCTGGGACTTCCCCACAGCATTGTGTTCGGCGGTTTTTCGGCCGAAGCGCTGATGCACCGGATCCAGGAGAGTGAATCCCGCCTGCTGATCACCATCGACCAGTCCATACGGGCCGGGAAAACATTCGATTTAAAAGAAAATGTCGACCGGGCGCTTGAAAACTGCCCCAGCATCGAACACGCCATCGTGGTCAAACGGACCGGCGGTCAGATCAACTGGAAAAATCCCAGGGACTCCTGGTGGCATGAGGAGATGAACGCCCCGGATATCGGAGATTTCTGCGAATGCGAACAGATGGAGGCCGAGGAAACCCTCTTTATTCTCTACACCAGCGGAAGCACCGGAAGGCCCAAAGGTCAAGTTCACACCACCGGCGGGTACATGACCTACGTATATGTCACCCAGAAATGGATATTCGACCTTCAGCCCGAAACCCTTTACTGGTGCATGGCAGATATCGGCTGGGTCACCGGCCACAGCTATATCGTCTATGGCCCCCTGCTGAACGGAACCACGTCGTTCATGTACGAGGGAACCCCGCTCTACCCGAAACCGGATCGGGCCTGGGAACTCATCGAACGGTATAAGATCAACGTCTGCTACACGGCCCCCACCGCCATCCGGGCACTGTCACGCCAGGGAGAACAGTGGCCAGGGGGGCGGGATCTCTCCAGCCTGAGGCTGCTGGGCACGGTCGGCGAGCCCATCAACCCCGAAGCCTGGATGTGGTACCACCGCAATGTCGGCAGAGAGAACTGCCCCATCGTGGACACCTGGTGGCAGACGGAAACCGGCGGCATTCTGATTTCTCCGCTGCCGGGCGCCTGGCCCACCAAGCCGGGTTCTGCGACCTTCCCCTTTCCGGGCATCATTCCCAAAATCGTACCCCCCGGTGATGATAATGCCGATCAGGAGGCCGCGCCGGTAGCGCCCAAAGCGGTCGGGCATCTTTGCATCGAACGGCCCTGGCCGGGCTTGTCCCGGACCATCTACATGGATCATGAGCGCTACCAGGATACTTACTTTGCCGCGTATCCGGGCATGTATTTTACCGGCGACGGCTGTCTGCAGGATGAAGAAGGCTATTATTTTCTCCAGGGCCGGGTCGATGACGTTATCAACGTATCCGGGCACCGCATCAGCACGGCTGAAGTTGAAAGCGCCCTGGTGCTTCATCCGGCAGTCGCGGAAGCGGCCGTTGCCGGAATGCCCCATGAAATCAAGGGTCAGGGAATTTACGCCTTTGTAACCCTTAATCTCGGTGTCGAGCCGACCAAGGAACTCAAAACCGAACTGCTGCAGAAAGTCCGAACCGAGATCGGCGCCATCGCCGTTCCGGACAAATTACAGTTTGCCAATGCGCTGCCGAAAACGCGCAGCGGCAAAATCATGCGCCGCATCCTCAGGAAAATTGCCGAAAAGAAGCAGGACGACCTCGGCGATGTCAGCACCCTTGAAGATGCTGCCGTTATCCAGCAGTTAATCGCCGATCGCATCGATTAA
- a CDS encoding DUF192 domain-containing protein, whose amino-acid sequence MATQKNNQSDTATSFKLMAVLFIIFSVVAPTDSAHGFSEAQTSARSGSVRPDGKLDFVGLDGSKEVTIVIEIAETAEERRKGLMGRASLPMTNGMLFIFEQAELRYFWMYTTPVSLDMIFVDPEKRIVHIAESTLPMSTGTYGSQFPAQYAVEVPAGFVKFFKIKTGMRIQWQRR is encoded by the coding sequence ATGGCGACGCAAAAAAACAATCAATCGGACACAGCGACTTCTTTTAAGTTAATGGCCGTGCTGTTTATTATTTTCTCTGTGGTGGCGCCGACGGATTCGGCCCATGGCTTTTCCGAAGCGCAAACTTCAGCCCGGTCCGGATCGGTTCGGCCGGATGGAAAGCTCGATTTCGTGGGTTTGGACGGGTCCAAAGAGGTTACCATTGTTATTGAAATTGCGGAAACTGCGGAAGAGCGTCGCAAAGGGTTGATGGGCAGAGCGTCATTACCCATGACAAACGGGATGCTGTTCATCTTTGAACAGGCGGAACTGCGCTATTTCTGGATGTACACCACACCGGTGTCTCTGGATATGATATTTGTTGATCCTGAAAAGCGAATCGTTCATATTGCCGAATCAACGCTGCCGATGTCCACAGGAACATACGGCTCTCAATTTCCGGCCCAATATGCCGTTGAAGTTCCGGCGGGGTTTGTAAAATTTTTCAAAATTAAAACAGGCATGCGCATCCAGTGGCAGCGCCGCTAG
- a CDS encoding MFS transporter — translation MKYKHVALLSIGHLVTDINQGALPALLPFFIAKHDLSYAAAAGIVFALNMASTIIQPLFGHAADRFSKPWLLLVGMLLAGSGLSLTGIAPNYTWIFALSIVSGIGIAAYHPEAARLVHFTAGERKGTAMSLFGIGGTLGFAIGPILATAAMLYWGLRGTLVLFVPVSVMALVMATQLSKLAPSEHSIRFKKTAGGTEDLQDAWAPFIRLTLTIIGRSVLFYGLNTFIPLYWIHVLHESKAAGGMALAAYAGCGVLGNLLGGSLADRIGQKKVILFGFFGLAVLFPIFVWVDNARIAMLLLIPISLTLFGTYSPTIVLGQKYLPNRIGLSSGVTIGIAIAIGGGASPIIGKIADLHGIRFALASLAFLPVVTAAMSLTLPEPQKMDQAGKKRL, via the coding sequence ATGAAGTATAAACATGTTGCATTGTTATCTATCGGGCACCTTGTGACGGACATCAATCAGGGGGCGCTGCCGGCGCTGCTCCCTTTTTTTATCGCCAAACACGATCTTTCATACGCGGCCGCGGCAGGGATCGTATTTGCCCTCAATATGGCGTCCACCATCATCCAGCCCCTGTTCGGACATGCCGCCGATCGTTTTTCGAAACCCTGGCTATTGCTGGTGGGGATGCTGCTGGCCGGTTCGGGGCTATCATTGACAGGTATTGCGCCGAACTATACCTGGATATTTGCACTGTCCATCGTCAGCGGCATCGGCATCGCCGCTTACCACCCCGAGGCCGCCCGCCTGGTTCATTTTACGGCAGGTGAACGGAAGGGAACGGCCATGAGCCTTTTCGGCATCGGCGGCACGCTGGGTTTTGCCATCGGTCCGATTTTAGCGACTGCAGCCATGCTTTACTGGGGGCTGAGGGGCACACTGGTCCTGTTTGTGCCGGTCAGCGTCATGGCGCTGGTTATGGCGACGCAGCTTTCCAAGTTGGCCCCCTCTGAACATTCCATCCGCTTTAAAAAAACAGCAGGAGGGACGGAAGATCTCCAGGATGCCTGGGCGCCTTTTATCCGATTGACACTTACCATCATCGGCCGGTCCGTTCTCTTTTACGGTTTAAATACATTTATTCCCCTTTATTGGATCCATGTGCTGCATGAATCGAAAGCGGCAGGGGGCATGGCGCTGGCCGCATATGCGGGTTGCGGGGTTCTGGGAAACCTGCTGGGGGGAAGCCTGGCCGATCGCATCGGTCAGAAAAAAGTCATTCTCTTCGGTTTCTTCGGCCTGGCCGTACTTTTTCCGATTTTCGTCTGGGTCGATAATGCCCGGATTGCGATGCTCCTTCTCATACCGATCAGTTTGACGCTGTTCGGCACCTACAGCCCCACCATTGTATTGGGCCAGAAGTATCTGCCCAATCGCATCGGGTTGTCGTCGGGGGTCACCATCGGCATTGCCATTGCCATCGGGGGCGGTGCTTCGCCGATCATCGGTAAAATCGCGGACCTTCACGGCATCCGCTTCGCCCTGGCATCCCTTGCGTTTCTGCCGGTCGTAACTGCGGCGATGTCCCTGACATTGCCGGAGCCGCAAAAGATGGATCAAGCAGGGAAAAAACGGCTATAG